The following proteins are co-located in the Pedobacter frigiditerrae genome:
- a CDS encoding alpha-amylase, producing MQNQTLIQYFHWYYNESDNLWTKAKKEAANLASMGFTGVWFPPAYKGSNGGYSIGYDTYDLFDLGEFNQKNSVATKYGKKEEYINAINELHKNGLNVIADTIFNHKAGGDEIEKIKVRKVNEDDRNEFISEEIEIEAWTKFTFPGRKGAHSEFIWDHKCFSGVDYAEDSKESAIYAIQNEYGEGWEEVPSSELGNYDYLMFNDIDFRNPAVREELKRWGKWYHETCNLDGFRLDAVKHIPAEFLIEWIDWMKVECDKDFFIVSENWNIESVEELEKYIEITGGRTQLFDSLLHHNFYLASKAGKEYDLNCIFENTLAHRNPLLAVTFVDNHDSQPMQALESFIEFWFRPLAYSMILLREAGIPCVFYTDVYGAEYEDDGHQVELIGLPELPQLLKVRENLAYGEQRDFLDHNNCIGWTRAGDEEHPNSGIAVLMSNGDEGFKKMEIGNHLTGKIFVDILGKRNEEVTIDEDGWGEFFCEAGSVSVWVLKVD from the coding sequence ATGCAAAATCAAACGCTCATCCAATATTTTCATTGGTATTACAATGAATCAGATAATTTATGGACCAAGGCAAAAAAAGAAGCTGCAAACTTAGCATCAATGGGTTTTACTGGTGTTTGGTTTCCGCCAGCCTATAAAGGTAGCAATGGAGGTTATTCTATAGGGTATGATACTTATGACTTATTTGATTTAGGCGAATTCAACCAAAAAAATAGCGTTGCTACCAAATATGGAAAAAAGGAAGAATACATTAATGCCATTAATGAACTGCATAAAAATGGCTTAAATGTAATAGCTGATACAATTTTTAATCATAAAGCAGGTGGTGATGAGATAGAAAAAATTAAAGTTAGAAAAGTAAATGAAGATGACAGAAATGAGTTTATTTCTGAAGAAATAGAAATAGAAGCTTGGACCAAATTTACTTTTCCAGGTAGAAAAGGTGCTCATTCTGAATTTATTTGGGACCATAAGTGTTTTAGTGGGGTAGATTATGCCGAAGACAGTAAAGAATCGGCCATATATGCCATACAAAATGAATATGGCGAAGGTTGGGAAGAGGTGCCGTCTAGCGAATTGGGCAACTATGATTATTTAATGTTTAATGATATTGATTTTCGAAATCCGGCTGTTAGGGAAGAATTGAAAAGATGGGGTAAATGGTATCATGAAACTTGTAATTTAGACGGTTTCAGGCTAGATGCTGTTAAACATATTCCAGCAGAATTTTTAATAGAATGGATAGATTGGATGAAGGTTGAGTGCGATAAAGATTTTTTCATAGTTTCTGAAAACTGGAACATTGAAAGTGTTGAAGAGTTAGAAAAGTACATAGAGATAACTGGTGGAAGAACGCAGCTTTTCGATTCGTTGTTACATCACAATTTTTATTTGGCCTCTAAAGCGGGCAAAGAATATGATTTGAATTGCATTTTTGAGAATACATTAGCCCATCGTAATCCTTTATTGGCAGTTACTTTTGTAGATAATCACGATTCGCAGCCGATGCAGGCATTAGAGTCATTTATAGAGTTTTGGTTTAGGCCATTGGCTTACAGTATGATTTTGCTACGTGAAGCTGGTATTCCTTGTGTTTTTTATACTGATGTTTATGGCGCCGAATATGAAGATGATGGGCATCAGGTGGAATTGATTGGTTTGCCAGAATTGCCTCAGCTTTTAAAAGTTAGAGAGAATTTGGCTTACGGGGAACAAAGAGATTTTTTAGACCATAATAATTGCATCGGCTGGACTAGGGCGGGAGATGAGGAACATCCAAACTCTGGTATCGCTGTTTTAATGAGTAATGGTGACGAAGGTTTTAAGAAAATGGAAATTGGAAATCATCTTACTGGGAAAATATTTGTCGATATTTTAGGGAAACGAAATGAAGAGGTAACCATTGATGAAGATGGTTGGGGAGAATTTTTCTGCGAAGCAGGAAGTGTTTCGGTTT
- a CDS encoding acyl-CoA thioesterase, with product MSTKSKSPKNSFTIMNELVLPNDTNTLNNLMGGRLLHWMDIAAAISAQKHCNRIVVTASVDNVSFKQPIKLGDVITIEAKVTRSFHTSVEVRLDVWAENIPSGTRAKSNEAYYTFVAVDQSGRTIPVPELLPETEDEKELFHGALRRRQLRLILAGKMEPNDASELKALFFKD from the coding sequence ATGAGCACAAAATCTAAAAGTCCAAAAAACTCTTTCACCATAATGAACGAGTTGGTATTACCTAACGACACCAACACGTTAAACAATTTAATGGGCGGCCGTTTATTACATTGGATGGATATTGCAGCAGCAATTTCTGCTCAGAAACATTGCAATAGAATTGTAGTTACAGCATCTGTAGATAATGTATCTTTTAAACAGCCTATTAAATTAGGTGATGTAATTACCATAGAGGCCAAGGTTACACGTTCATTTCACACCTCCGTAGAAGTTCGTTTAGATGTTTGGGCAGAAAATATTCCTTCTGGCACTAGGGCCAAAAGTAACGAGGCTTATTATACTTTTGTTGCAGTAGACCAAAGTGGGAGAACAATTCCAGTACCTGAGCTTTTACCAGAAACTGAAGACGAAAAGGAACTATTCCACGGAGCTTTACGTCGCAGGCAATTGCGCTTAATTTTAGCTGGCAAAATGGAACCTAATGATGCTAGTGAACTTAAAGCCTTGTTTTTTAAGGATTAA
- a CDS encoding EVE domain-containing protein: protein MKHWLVKSEPFKYSWEKFNKDGRTFWDGVRNYQARNNLREMKEGDLVLFYHSNEGKNVVGIAKVVKEAYQDPTTDDKNWVVVDLIPFQTLKNPVTLEQIKAEESLKDISLVKQGRLSVMPLKATEFDKILEMAS from the coding sequence ATGAAACATTGGTTGGTAAAAAGTGAACCTTTTAAATACAGTTGGGAAAAATTTAATAAAGACGGTCGTACCTTTTGGGATGGTGTTCGCAATTATCAAGCTCGTAACAACCTAAGGGAAATGAAAGAAGGCGACTTAGTGCTGTTTTATCATAGCAATGAAGGCAAAAATGTAGTAGGAATTGCGAAGGTTGTTAAAGAAGCCTATCAAGACCCAACAACTGATGATAAAAACTGGGTAGTTGTAGATTTAATACCATTCCAGACCTTAAAGAATCCAGTAACTTTAGAGCAAATTAAAGCTGAAGAAAGCTTAAAAGATATTTCATTGGTAAAACAAGGTCGCTTGTCTGTTATGCCATTAAAAGCAACTGAATTTGATAAAATATTAGAAATGGCTAGCTAA
- a CDS encoding zinc-dependent metalloprotease, with protein MKRNLLTILLALGAMSFTQAQVRPQGAGADTTRRAGMPGAATRAQPKPYDQVITSKAVTRKGMITTHKLDDKFFFEISDTTLNRDILVVSRISKSGAEVRAAQGYAGDQIGSSVIRFEKGPNNRIFMRKISFRTYGPDSTTSMYQSLKNSNIQPIAAAFNVAAYTADKKGSVIDVTDYLNSDNDIFYFSSAASKSRFRLGTQLADRSYVTNLRSFPTNVEITAVKTYTLAAAATSPFGGGAPTGGGGAGASTGSSTVELNTSLVILPKVPMKPRYFDARVGYFTVGYTDFDLNPQGVKEIEMVKRWRLEPKPADMAKYKRGELVEPVKPIIFYIDPATPKKWVPYLIAGVNDWAKAFEKAGFKNAVIGKEAPTFAQDSTWSIDDARHSAIVYKPSEIANASGPSISDPRSGEIMESHINWFHNVQSLVHDWYMIQTAAVDPRARKMTFSDELMGDLIRFVSSHEVGHTLGLRHNYGSSSTVPTEMLRNKKWVEANGHTPSIMDYARFNYVAQPEDNISSKGLYPRIGDYDNWAIEWGYKYFPDNKTIDADMAALDKMTIESTKNRRLWFGTETNPDDPHSQNEDLSDNAMKASEYGIKNLKVILTNLPLWTKEKGENYDNLTNMYTQLTSQFGRYMGHVAKNVGGIYENPKTVDQAGPVYERTPAATQKEAMNFLNAQLFTTPKWLLNQPILDNIDANPLEVVARLQNSTLNRLLSGSTLGKLVTAEATDGATAYKITDLFTDLNGAVFTELKSSSAIDVYRRNLQKSYVDKLIAIVNPPAPAAATQAPTGGRGSAAPSGLSNSQSDVMSVVKGQLRDLDASIKGAASSQADSLSKYHLLDLADRIESALDKKKD; from the coding sequence ATGAAAAGAAATTTACTAACCATTTTATTGGCTTTAGGAGCGATGTCTTTTACCCAAGCTCAAGTAAGACCGCAAGGAGCAGGGGCAGACACTACTCGTAGAGCCGGAATGCCAGGTGCTGCAACTAGGGCACAACCAAAACCTTATGATCAAGTAATTACAAGTAAGGCAGTTACTAGAAAAGGGATGATTACTACTCATAAATTAGATGATAAATTCTTCTTCGAAATTTCTGACACTACATTAAATAGAGATATTTTGGTAGTGAGCCGTATCTCTAAATCTGGTGCAGAAGTAAGAGCGGCTCAAGGATATGCGGGTGACCAGATTGGAAGTTCTGTAATTAGATTTGAAAAAGGTCCGAACAACAGAATTTTTATGCGTAAGATTAGTTTCAGAACTTACGGTCCAGATTCGACTACTTCAATGTATCAATCATTGAAAAACTCAAACATCCAACCAATTGCTGCTGCATTTAATGTTGCTGCTTACACAGCTGATAAAAAAGGAAGTGTAATTGATGTTACAGATTATTTAAATAGCGATAACGATATTTTCTATTTTAGTTCTGCAGCTTCAAAATCTCGTTTCAGATTGGGAACTCAATTGGCAGACCGTAGTTATGTAACTAATTTGCGTAGTTTCCCAACAAACGTAGAAATTACAGCGGTTAAAACCTATACATTGGCTGCGGCTGCAACATCTCCATTTGGTGGTGGTGCTCCTACAGGTGGTGGTGGCGCAGGTGCTTCAACTGGTTCATCTACTGTAGAATTAAATACATCATTGGTTATTTTACCTAAAGTGCCAATGAAACCTCGTTATTTTGACGCTCGTGTTGGTTATTTCACAGTAGGCTACACAGATTTCGACCTTAATCCACAGGGTGTTAAAGAAATTGAAATGGTTAAACGTTGGAGATTAGAACCAAAACCAGCAGATATGGCTAAATATAAAAGAGGTGAATTGGTAGAACCAGTTAAGCCAATTATTTTTTATATCGATCCTGCAACTCCTAAAAAATGGGTTCCTTATTTAATTGCTGGTGTTAACGATTGGGCTAAGGCTTTTGAAAAAGCTGGTTTCAAAAATGCAGTGATTGGAAAAGAAGCACCAACTTTCGCACAAGATTCTACTTGGAGCATTGATGATGCTCGTCACTCTGCAATCGTTTACAAGCCATCTGAAATTGCAAACGCAAGTGGACCAAGTATTTCAGACCCTCGTTCTGGAGAGATTATGGAAAGCCATATCAACTGGTTCCATAATGTTCAATCGTTAGTGCATGACTGGTATATGATTCAAACAGCTGCTGTAGACCCAAGAGCACGTAAAATGACTTTTAGTGATGAGTTAATGGGCGATTTAATTCGTTTTGTTTCTTCTCACGAAGTTGGCCATACTTTAGGCTTACGTCACAATTATGGTTCTAGTTCAACTGTTCCAACCGAAATGTTGCGTAACAAAAAATGGGTTGAAGCAAATGGACATACACCATCTATTATGGATTATGCTCGTTTCAACTATGTTGCACAACCAGAAGATAACATATCGTCAAAAGGATTGTACCCTCGTATTGGCGACTACGATAATTGGGCAATTGAATGGGGTTATAAATATTTCCCTGATAACAAAACCATCGATGCTGATATGGCAGCTTTAGATAAGATGACCATAGAATCAACTAAAAACAGACGTTTATGGTTCGGTACTGAAACTAATCCAGATGATCCTCATTCGCAAAATGAAGATTTGAGCGATAACGCCATGAAAGCTAGTGAGTATGGTATTAAAAACTTAAAAGTTATTTTAACAAACTTACCTCTTTGGACAAAAGAAAAAGGTGAGAATTATGATAACTTAACTAATATGTACACTCAGTTGACTTCGCAGTTTGGTCGTTACATGGGCCACGTAGCTAAAAATGTAGGCGGTATTTACGAAAATCCTAAAACTGTAGACCAAGCTGGTCCTGTTTACGAGCGTACACCTGCTGCAACTCAAAAAGAAGCGATGAACTTCTTAAATGCACAATTGTTTACAACTCCAAAATGGTTATTAAATCAGCCAATTTTAGATAATATCGATGCTAATCCTTTAGAAGTTGTAGCTAGATTACAAAATTCTACCTTAAATCGTTTATTATCGGGCAGCACTTTAGGTAAATTAGTAACAGCAGAAGCAACTGATGGAGCAACAGCATATAAAATCACTGATTTGTTTACTGATTTAAACGGTGCTGTATTTACAGAGTTAAAATCTAGTTCGGCTATCGATGTTTATCGTCGTAACTTACAGAAATCTTATGTTGATAAATTAATTGCGATCGTTAATCCTCCTGCTCCTGCAGCTGCAACACAAGCGCCTACAGGTGGTAGAGGTAGCGCTGCACCAAGTGGCTTAAGCAATTCACAAAGTGATGTAATGTCTGTAGTAAAAGGCCAGTTACGCGATCTTGATGCAAGCATTAAAGGAGCTGCTTCTTCTCAAGCAGATTCATTAAGCAAATACCATTTGTTAGATTTAGCAGACCGTATTGAAAGTGCTTTAGATAAAAAGAAAGACTAA
- a CDS encoding VOC family protein, whose product MLKGLRTIVYHVSDLTKAKEWYKTVFEIAPYFDEPFYVGYNIGGFELGLDPDTSGYTSGNASITYWGVDDIEACFKRFEALGIQIHQAPKNVGGAIWVASIYDPFGNVIGLIENPEFTS is encoded by the coding sequence ATGCTAAAAGGACTAAGAACCATTGTCTACCACGTTTCAGATTTAACTAAAGCTAAGGAGTGGTATAAAACCGTTTTCGAAATAGCACCTTACTTTGATGAGCCATTTTATGTGGGTTACAATATCGGTGGCTTTGAGTTAGGTTTAGACCCAGATACTTCTGGCTACACATCGGGAAATGCATCTATAACCTACTGGGGTGTAGATGATATTGAAGCTTGCTTTAAAAGATTCGAGGCATTAGGCATTCAAATTCACCAAGCGCCAAAAAATGTTGGTGGTGCTATTTGGGTGGCTAGTATATACGACCCTTTCGGCAATGTGATTGGCTTAATTGAGAATCCCGAATTCACTTCGTAA
- the holA gene encoding DNA polymerase III subunit delta: MSAVEIIKDLKARKFKPLYLLQGEEPYYIDQVVDYMENNVLSDGERGFNQTVLYGKDTDMATILNAAKRYPMMSEYQVIIVKEAQDLKWAKETEGSSKEAEFALNYFEKPLPSTILVLAYKYANFDKRKKIYKSISKNGVIFQSDPVRDYKLMPWIEEHIKDKGYKIAPQAAALMAEYLGTDLSKIANEVEKLCLNISKETTITTEHIQKNIGISKEYNVFELQKALATRNILKCNQIINYFADNPKANPMVMVMANLNSYFTKILKYHYLPNKNDAAKELGVSPYFIKDYETAARTFNDAKTFDIISLLREYDLKSKGLESTGNTTDGELMKEMLFKMIH; encoded by the coding sequence ATGAGTGCTGTAGAAATTATTAAAGACTTAAAAGCCAGAAAATTTAAACCCTTGTATTTGCTGCAAGGCGAAGAGCCATATTACATTGACCAAGTGGTTGATTACATGGAGAATAATGTATTGAGCGATGGCGAAAGAGGTTTCAATCAAACTGTTTTATACGGTAAGGATACTGATATGGCGACCATTTTAAATGCTGCGAAGCGATATCCAATGATGTCTGAATACCAGGTAATTATTGTAAAAGAAGCACAAGATTTGAAATGGGCAAAAGAAACTGAAGGCAGTAGTAAAGAAGCTGAATTTGCTTTAAATTATTTCGAGAAACCTTTGCCTAGCACCATTTTGGTATTGGCTTACAAATATGCCAATTTCGATAAACGTAAAAAGATTTATAAATCAATCTCAAAAAACGGAGTAATTTTTCAATCCGACCCAGTTAGAGATTATAAGTTAATGCCTTGGATTGAAGAACACATCAAGGACAAAGGTTATAAAATTGCTCCGCAAGCTGCAGCGCTAATGGCAGAATATTTAGGTACAGATTTATCTAAAATTGCAAATGAAGTAGAGAAACTTTGTTTAAATATTAGCAAGGAAACTACAATTACCACAGAACACATCCAGAAAAATATTGGTATCAGTAAAGAATACAATGTTTTCGAATTGCAAAAAGCTTTAGCAACTCGGAATATTTTAAAATGCAATCAGATTATAAATTACTTTGCAGATAACCCAAAAGCTAACCCGATGGTGATGGTAATGGCAAATCTAAATTCTTACTTCACCAAAATTTTAAAATACCATTATTTGCCAAATAAAAATGATGCAGCGAAGGAACTAGGTGTTAGTCCGTATTTTATTAAAGATTACGAAACGGCCGCAAGAACTTTTAATGATGCAAAAACCTTCGATATTATCAGTTTATTAAGAGAATACGATTTAAAAAGTAAAGGCTTGGAAAGCACAGGGAATACCACTGATGGCGAATTAATGAAGGAAATGCTTTTTAAGATGATACACTAG
- a CDS encoding type I restriction enzyme HsdR N-terminal domain-containing protein yields the protein MFNPTPLNLPNHPFKITQKDELYFIFDEIRKKHLVLTPEEWVRQHFIRYLLKEKSFPSALLQIEGGLSLNQTRKRSDILVYDNLGEKIMVIECKAPSVPITQATFDQAARYNSVYKARWLAVTNGLNHYYAKIDHTNGKFLFVEELPSYKEL from the coding sequence ATGTTTAATCCCACTCCTCTTAATTTGCCTAATCATCCTTTTAAAATTACCCAAAAGGACGAACTCTATTTCATATTCGATGAGATACGGAAAAAACATTTGGTTTTAACGCCAGAAGAATGGGTGAGGCAACATTTTATTCGCTACTTATTAAAGGAGAAAAGCTTTCCATCGGCTTTGCTGCAAATTGAAGGAGGTTTAAGTTTAAACCAGACAAGAAAAAGAAGTGATATTTTAGTTTATGACAACTTAGGCGAAAAGATAATGGTGATAGAATGCAAAGCGCCATCCGTTCCCATTACACAAGCTACCTTTGACCAAGCCGCAAGATACAATTCTGTTTACAAAGCTCGATGGCTTGCTGTTACCAACGGCTTAAACCATTACTACGCAAAAATTGACCATACCAATGGGAAGTTTTTGTTTGTAGAGGAATTACCGAGTTATAAGGAGTTGTAA
- a CDS encoding Gfo/Idh/MocA family oxidoreductase, which produces MHRRSFVKKSTLLGSGILMAENLFAATALAPINIAMIGCGDRGKGVLSVIKKMPNQFNTVAYCDVLDFRLEETKNYISSSAIAVKDYRKILDDKKIEAVFIATPLSEHFKIAKDAILAGKSVYVEKTMTYDIAQALELRKLVKQYPKQVFQVGYQYRYSPLYFRVKEMIQSGYIGKVSQIDCRWDRNWNWRRPVKDPSLERQINWRMYKEYSGGLPAELLSHQIDFINWAFETQPDEIIGTGGIDVYKDGRETYDNVQAVFRYKNAGMIGNFGATCGNAHDGYLFKIKGTKGSVNLLPDTGVFYPELETKRQLGIVDGVTGATKLVVNTDGGIPILDKPTKDGTFYALEEFYKAITEGKTPVSNINTGTQASICVSMCNEAIYTGKTQFWKKDYF; this is translated from the coding sequence ATGCATCGTAGGTCGTTTGTTAAAAAATCAACTTTATTGGGGTCGGGTATATTAATGGCCGAAAATCTTTTTGCTGCAACCGCTTTAGCTCCAATTAACATTGCCATGATTGGTTGTGGTGATAGGGGTAAAGGAGTTTTGTCGGTAATTAAAAAAATGCCAAATCAATTTAATACGGTTGCTTATTGCGATGTATTAGATTTTAGATTAGAAGAGACCAAAAATTATATTTCTTCATCAGCAATAGCGGTAAAAGACTACAGAAAGATACTAGACGATAAAAAAATTGAAGCTGTTTTTATAGCAACACCTTTAAGCGAGCATTTCAAAATTGCAAAAGACGCCATCTTGGCTGGGAAAAGTGTGTATGTAGAAAAAACAATGACTTATGATATTGCACAAGCTTTAGAATTAAGAAAATTGGTTAAGCAATACCCAAAACAGGTTTTTCAGGTTGGTTATCAGTATCGTTATTCTCCACTTTATTTTAGGGTTAAGGAGATGATACAAAGCGGATATATTGGTAAAGTTTCGCAAATAGATTGCAGGTGGGATAGAAATTGGAACTGGCGCAGACCAGTGAAAGACCCAAGTTTAGAAAGGCAAATTAACTGGCGGATGTACAAAGAATACTCTGGCGGATTACCTGCTGAGCTTTTATCACATCAGATAGACTTTATCAATTGGGCATTTGAAACACAACCTGATGAGATTATAGGCACAGGTGGAATTGATGTTTACAAAGATGGCAGAGAAACTTATGATAATGTTCAAGCTGTTTTTCGTTACAAAAATGCCGGTATGATAGGCAATTTTGGCGCAACTTGTGGTAATGCCCACGATGGTTATTTGTTTAAAATAAAAGGAACAAAAGGTTCGGTAAATTTACTGCCAGATACAGGTGTTTTTTATCCAGAATTGGAAACGAAAAGACAATTAGGTATTGTTGACGGCGTAACAGGAGCAACCAAATTAGTTGTAAATACCGATGGTGGCATCCCAATTTTAGATAAGCCAACAAAAGATGGAACTTTTTATGCCTTAGAAGAATTTTATAAAGCGATAACTGAAGGTAAAACACCAGTTTCAAACATCAATACCGGCACACAAGCCTCAATTTGTGTGTCTATGTGTAATGAAGCAATTTATACTGGGAAAACGCAGTTTTGGAAGAAGGATTATTTTTAG
- a CDS encoding DUF1080 domain-containing protein: protein MFSNLKKISLVTLTLVGLILSANAQMKPLFDGKTLNGWKKVVGKAPYAIENGMIIGTMTANSPNSFLVTEKEYGDFVLELDVKLEGTETNTGVQTRSHFDPAGNKGAGQVFGRQMEIDPTPRAWTGGIYDEARRLWLYPLETNPAAKTAYKSEQFNHYKIECIGNETKTWVNGIPVSYVIDTLDKTGFIGLQVHGIGNKTHLEGKKVYFKNINIQTTNLKPTAFPKSIYVVNLTPNTLSTQEKANGYKLLFDGKTNNGWVGANKTEFPAKGWEIANGQLSVLPSNGGESTNGGDIVTKEEFSAFDLSFEFKLTEGANSGVKYFVTLAEKSTGSAIGLEYQVLDDEKHPDAKLGRDGNRTLSSLYDLIKADKKLGSPRPIGVWNRGRVVVYPNNKVEHYLNGVKVLEYTRGSEEFRKLVAISKYKDWKNFGEAQKGHLLLQDHGNKVSFRSIKIKTL, encoded by the coding sequence ATGTTCAGTAACCTAAAAAAAATCAGTTTAGTAACGCTCACTTTAGTCGGATTAATATTATCAGCAAATGCTCAAATGAAACCATTGTTTGATGGTAAAACCTTAAATGGCTGGAAAAAGGTGGTTGGAAAAGCGCCTTATGCCATAGAAAATGGAATGATAATCGGCACAATGACCGCAAATTCACCAAACTCATTTTTGGTAACCGAAAAAGAATATGGAGATTTTGTTTTAGAATTAGATGTTAAACTTGAAGGCACTGAAACCAATACAGGAGTACAAACAAGAAGCCATTTTGATCCTGCTGGAAACAAAGGAGCAGGGCAAGTTTTTGGTCGCCAAATGGAAATAGACCCAACTCCACGAGCTTGGACAGGCGGTATTTACGACGAGGCTAGAAGATTATGGTTATATCCTTTAGAAACAAATCCAGCAGCTAAAACCGCTTATAAATCAGAGCAATTTAACCATTATAAAATAGAATGTATTGGTAACGAGACTAAAACTTGGGTAAATGGTATTCCTGTTTCTTATGTGATTGATACTTTAGACAAAACCGGATTTATCGGTTTACAAGTTCACGGAATTGGTAACAAAACTCATTTAGAAGGGAAGAAAGTTTATTTTAAGAACATCAATATTCAAACAACCAACTTAAAACCAACGGCTTTTCCAAAATCTATTTATGTGGTTAACTTAACTCCAAATACTTTATCTACTCAAGAAAAAGCAAATGGATATAAATTGTTATTCGATGGTAAAACCAACAATGGCTGGGTTGGTGCAAACAAAACAGAATTTCCTGCCAAAGGCTGGGAAATTGCTAATGGACAATTAAGTGTGTTGCCTTCAAACGGAGGAGAATCTACCAATGGTGGTGATATTGTAACTAAGGAAGAATTCTCAGCATTTGATTTGTCGTTTGAGTTTAAGTTAACTGAAGGAGCAAATAGTGGTGTTAAATACTTCGTTACTTTAGCCGAAAAAAGTACTGGTTCTGCAATTGGATTAGAATACCAAGTTTTAGACGATGAAAAACACCCAGATGCAAAATTAGGTCGTGATGGAAATAGAACACTGTCATCATTATATGATTTAATTAAAGCGGATAAAAAATTAGGTAGCCCGCGTCCAATTGGTGTGTGGAATAGAGGTAGAGTTGTGGTTTATCCTAATAATAAGGTAGAACATTATTTAAACGGTGTTAAAGTTTTAGAATATACGAGAGGTTCGGAAGAGTTTAGAAAGTTAGTAGCTATCAGTAAATATAAAGACTGGAAAAATTTCGGTGAAGCTCAAAAAGGTCACTTATTGTTGCAAGACCATGGAAATAAAGTTAGCTTTAGGTCTATCAAAATCAAAACTTTGTAA
- a CDS encoding Gfo/Idh/MocA family oxidoreductase produces MDNTRRKFIKQSALIAAATYAGTLTSSAKSYNRIIGANDRVRVGVAGFSDRFRETLFPCFQNHSKELNFDIVGLSDLWNYRRDLGVAHLKEKMGHDIKACRNNDELYAMKDLDAVIVSTADFQHAMHTIEAVKAGCDAYIEKPFAETMADARAALKAVNESKKIVQIGSQRRSGENYATAAQYIQDGKFGAITAVDLVWNVNQPGRWRRPDLVAKLKQEDIDWKRFLVNRPDDAFDPRKYLEYRLFWPYSSGMPGQWMSHQIDTVHWFTKLKHPRSVVANGGIYTWKDGRKNWDSMVAVFDYGQPDSSDGFQVTFTSRMQNSVGSVGEVYYSNGGELNLITNKVSPNGGLKEKEAAAMGLKPNLLTPFDLSKSEIKTASDANMGGDPLTSGHMRNWMECVRSRKTPNAPVEAGYYHSIANIMTNAAVRTGAKATFDEKTQEVMAGGKVFKY; encoded by the coding sequence ATGGACAATACAAGACGAAAATTTATCAAGCAATCAGCGTTGATTGCTGCTGCAACTTATGCGGGCACTTTAACAAGTAGCGCTAAAAGCTACAATCGGATTATCGGCGCAAACGATAGAGTTAGAGTGGGTGTTGCTGGATTTTCTGACCGTTTTAGAGAAACACTATTCCCTTGCTTTCAGAATCATAGCAAAGAACTCAATTTTGATATTGTAGGGCTTTCAGATTTATGGAATTACCGTAGAGATTTAGGTGTTGCTCACCTAAAAGAAAAAATGGGACACGATATTAAAGCTTGTAGAAATAACGATGAGCTTTATGCAATGAAAGATTTAGATGCTGTAATTGTGAGCACAGCTGATTTTCAACACGCAATGCATACCATTGAAGCCGTTAAAGCTGGATGTGATGCTTACATTGAAAAACCTTTTGCGGAAACAATGGCCGATGCAAGAGCAGCTTTAAAAGCGGTAAATGAAAGTAAAAAAATAGTCCAAATAGGTTCTCAACGCAGAAGCGGAGAAAATTACGCAACTGCTGCTCAATATATTCAAGATGGGAAATTTGGCGCAATTACAGCTGTAGATTTAGTTTGGAATGTGAACCAACCAGGCAGATGGCGTAGACCAGACCTAGTTGCTAAATTAAAACAAGAAGATATAGATTGGAAAAGGTTTTTGGTTAACCGCCCTGATGATGCATTTGACCCAAGAAAATATTTAGAGTATAGGTTGTTTTGGCCTTATTCATCTGGAATGCCTGGACAATGGATGTCGCACCAAATCGATACCGTACACTGGTTTACTAAATTAAAACATCCAAGAAGTGTAGTTGCCAATGGCGGTATTTATACTTGGAAAGACGGACGTAAAAATTGGGATTCGATGGTTGCAGTATTTGATTATGGACAGCCGGATAGCAGCGATGGTTTTCAAGTAACCTTTACTTCAAGAATGCAAAATAGTGTAGGCAGTGTTGGCGAGGTATATTATTCAAATGGCGGTGAGTTAAACTTAATCACAAATAAGGTTTCGCCAAATGGCGGATTGAAAGAAAAGGAAGCTGCAGCAATGGGATTAAAGCCGAATTTATTAACACCATTTGACCTTTCAAAATCAGAAATTAAAACTGCAAGTGATGCCAATATGGGCGGAGACCCTTTAACATCAGGTCATATGCGTAATTGGATGGAATGTGTAAGAAGCAGAAAAACACCTAATGCACCAGTAGAAGCAGGATATTATCATTCAATTGCTAACATTATGACTAACGCAGCCGTTCGTACAGGTGCAAAAGCTACTTTCGATGAAAAAACACAAGAAGTAATGGCAGGCGGAAAAGTCTTTAAATATTAA